Proteins from one Terriglobus tenax genomic window:
- a CDS encoding MupA/Atu3671 family FMN-dependent luciferase-like monooxygenase, which yields MSLFFFSADASEQPDEKYRMLLETSKFADEHGFTAIWTPERHFQRFGGLYGNPSVTGAALAMVTKRISIRAGSVVLPLQDVLRVAEEWSMVDNLSQGRVAIAAASGWHVNDFVLNPGCYQDRNEELYTKIALVKSLWRGEKICRPNGAGVMTEVGILPRPIQAELPVWVTGRSDDTFLQAGRMGLNILTGSYAVNHNLPEFIRKVKLYRATMQEHHNRRGHVTLMAHTFVGEDWDAISAIAEPALLRYLSINLQLQKDNSAGLQDERGFSQLGDRESRFIIRAQARSDLASPLSFIGPLEHCRTRAAELHEYGVDEIACLIDFGVCLDEVIASLQRLSLLLKDRTPGSL from the coding sequence TTGAGCCTGTTCTTTTTCAGCGCCGACGCTTCAGAGCAGCCGGATGAGAAATATCGCATGCTGCTGGAGACCTCGAAGTTTGCTGATGAACACGGGTTTACAGCTATCTGGACACCCGAACGGCACTTTCAACGGTTTGGCGGGCTTTACGGAAATCCTTCGGTCACAGGCGCAGCCCTGGCGATGGTGACCAAGCGGATATCGATACGAGCCGGAAGTGTCGTGCTTCCTTTGCAGGACGTCCTCCGCGTTGCAGAGGAGTGGTCCATGGTGGATAACCTTTCTCAGGGGCGAGTTGCGATTGCCGCTGCATCCGGGTGGCATGTGAACGACTTTGTCCTGAATCCCGGATGCTACCAGGATCGCAACGAGGAGCTCTACACGAAGATCGCTCTCGTAAAAAGCCTTTGGCGAGGGGAGAAGATCTGCCGTCCAAATGGTGCTGGCGTGATGACGGAGGTGGGCATTCTGCCCAGGCCTATTCAGGCTGAACTTCCGGTCTGGGTGACGGGCCGCTCCGACGATACGTTTCTGCAGGCTGGAAGGATGGGCTTGAACATCCTTACCGGGAGCTATGCGGTCAATCACAATCTTCCGGAGTTCATTCGCAAGGTAAAGCTGTACCGCGCCACGATGCAGGAGCACCACAACCGGCGAGGCCATGTTACGTTGATGGCCCATACGTTTGTGGGAGAAGACTGGGATGCTATCTCTGCGATTGCTGAGCCAGCTTTGCTGCGCTACCTCTCGATCAATCTGCAGTTACAGAAAGACAACTCGGCTGGTCTGCAGGACGAACGAGGATTTTCGCAGCTCGGAGATCGAGAAAGCCGTTTCATCATCAGGGCACAGGCCAGGAGCGACCTAGCAAGTCCGTTGAGTTTTATCGGACCTCTCGAGCACTGCAGGACGCGCGCGGCAGAGCTGCACGAGTACGGGGTGGATGAAATCGCCTGCCTTATCGATTTCGGCGTTTGCCTGGACGAGGTAATAGCGAGTCTTCAGCGGCTCTCCCTTTTATTGAAGGATCGCACACCAGGCAGTTTGTAG
- a CDS encoding glycosyltransferase, whose product MGRILYECLDLEIPAGGMRRLYRHVEVLRKHGFDARMLHHNPTYKNPWFSSTALVDYWTEDYEFFADDVLVIPEGHVKTMRASMTLPCRRLVIALNWANIFRNARVGEDWRTFGITHAIAGSVYEHDFILSTMGIESTTIVSGIDTELFAPAKEKRCMITYMPRKNPDYVHLIMAVFRAKFPQYSSIPFVPMEMLPHAEVSAIFAESAIFLAHTFPEGLSRKTLEAMACGNIVVGFAGHGSLECMDHGKNCYLADDGDVLRAAELLSVAVQDFLEHRSGAMQQEAIATAHRYSLEREEETVVRFWSNF is encoded by the coding sequence ATGGGACGAATTCTGTACGAGTGCCTCGATTTAGAGATTCCTGCCGGCGGTATGCGGCGCCTTTACAGGCATGTTGAAGTGCTTCGCAAGCATGGGTTCGATGCGCGCATGCTGCATCATAATCCCACCTATAAAAATCCCTGGTTCTCGTCGACAGCTCTTGTCGATTATTGGACTGAGGACTACGAGTTCTTCGCAGACGATGTCCTGGTAATTCCTGAAGGACATGTCAAAACCATGCGAGCTTCGATGACTCTACCGTGCCGAAGGCTGGTGATTGCTCTTAACTGGGCAAACATCTTTCGCAATGCGCGTGTGGGTGAAGATTGGCGGACGTTCGGCATTACACACGCCATCGCGGGAAGCGTCTATGAACATGACTTCATTCTTTCGACCATGGGGATTGAAAGTACGACGATCGTGTCTGGGATTGATACGGAGCTATTTGCGCCAGCCAAAGAAAAGCGCTGCATGATTACGTACATGCCGCGGAAGAATCCTGATTACGTTCACTTGATCATGGCAGTCTTCCGAGCTAAGTTTCCGCAATATTCGTCTATTCCATTTGTTCCCATGGAGATGCTTCCACATGCGGAAGTAAGCGCAATTTTCGCCGAGAGTGCGATCTTCCTGGCGCACACCTTTCCCGAAGGTCTGTCGCGAAAGACCCTGGAGGCCATGGCCTGCGGCAATATTGTGGTGGGTTTTGCCGGACATGGATCGCTGGAGTGTATGGACCATGGAAAGAACTGCTATCTTGCCGATGACGGTGACGTTCTGCGTGCGGCTGAGCTTCTGAGCGTTGCAGTGCAGGACTTTCTAGAGCATCGATCTGGCGCAATGCAGCAAGAGGCGATCGCAACAGCGCATCGCTATTCGCTGGAAAGAGAAGAAGAGACGGTGGTCAGGTTCTGGTCGAATTTCTAG
- a CDS encoding glycosyltransferase family 2 protein produces MPASDILVIVPSCGQFDFVYRTVASLEGAKKNAPVDYVVIDDASEEWDAVDWDCFPDPDCRKHHFETREGLTRSWNKGLSIAREEGYQYAVCANSDLVFSPGSLTHLISALDAGASLVGPMTNAPGHCPWQNVRPFLAGEECPIDDSVESISAISSLLALCRIGPIECSLNGFCLAAQTQTWWAGAFDQTAVFNPAFPLKHNEVELQRRWYALGLEAVMVPQSYVFHYRSVSRPEGLKGRVSKGAFRPIAEKSIKVLKD; encoded by the coding sequence TTGCCTGCTTCTGACATTTTGGTGATTGTGCCTTCGTGTGGGCAGTTTGATTTTGTTTATCGAACTGTGGCATCGCTGGAAGGGGCCAAGAAAAACGCACCTGTTGACTACGTTGTGATTGACGATGCGAGTGAAGAATGGGATGCGGTGGATTGGGATTGCTTTCCAGATCCTGATTGCCGCAAGCATCACTTCGAAACGCGTGAAGGCCTGACTCGATCTTGGAATAAAGGACTTTCAATCGCGCGGGAAGAGGGCTATCAGTACGCGGTCTGCGCAAACAGCGATCTTGTGTTCTCTCCTGGATCTCTGACGCATTTGATATCTGCCTTAGATGCCGGTGCATCGCTGGTAGGACCGATGACAAATGCTCCCGGGCATTGTCCATGGCAGAATGTGCGGCCTTTCCTTGCTGGGGAAGAATGTCCGATTGATGATTCAGTGGAAAGCATCTCGGCGATTTCAAGCCTGTTAGCGCTGTGCAGGATCGGGCCTATTGAATGCTCTCTGAATGGGTTCTGCCTGGCTGCACAAACGCAGACATGGTGGGCCGGGGCTTTTGACCAGACCGCCGTCTTCAATCCGGCTTTCCCTTTGAAACACAACGAAGTTGAACTGCAAAGACGCTGGTATGCCCTGGGACTGGAAGCGGTGATGGTTCCGCAAAGCTACGTGTTCCATTACAGAAGCGTATCGCGCCCGGAAGGTTTGAAAGGCCGTGTTTCCAAGGGAGCGTTTCGCCCGATTGCGGAGAAGAGCATCAAGGTATTGAAAGACTGA
- a CDS encoding glycosyltransferase family protein, with the protein MRSTLARWHAEDRRSFICLSGHWVHVLDIYRQQRPDVELLVDLLHLDADDSPSWKQVRKLVPNYEAPYRVVQLYDVGAMQINYRVNTSTVPALPFDKRNRRLVVHGGGWGIGTYRDRVAELESAGFALDMVSYGPQVPDPDATSRRRYFSEDPFWRPWHLETGGDCGFPPPGILSTGLDETRISVQSGSHGLYELIRSASAIVSKPGAGTLIDSLGSCTPLVMLEPFGAHEEANANVWSAQGFGISYRDWAAAGYANSILETMHSRLMERKERIAEYVSTLIEDMQEVAQ; encoded by the coding sequence TTGCGTTCGACACTTGCGCGATGGCATGCGGAAGATCGACGGAGCTTTATATGCCTGTCGGGACACTGGGTACATGTTCTGGACATTTATCGCCAGCAACGCCCGGATGTCGAGCTGTTAGTCGATCTGCTGCATCTGGATGCGGATGACTCCCCCTCGTGGAAGCAGGTGCGAAAGCTTGTGCCGAACTATGAAGCTCCTTACCGGGTGGTGCAGCTATACGACGTGGGCGCAATGCAGATCAATTACAGGGTCAATACCAGCACGGTTCCTGCACTGCCGTTTGACAAGCGAAATCGCAGGCTGGTTGTTCACGGTGGCGGATGGGGCATTGGCACCTACAGGGATCGCGTTGCAGAATTGGAGTCCGCGGGTTTTGCGCTGGACATGGTGAGCTACGGACCGCAAGTGCCAGATCCGGATGCCACGAGCCGCCGCCGCTACTTCTCCGAAGATCCGTTTTGGAGACCCTGGCATCTGGAAACTGGTGGTGACTGCGGATTCCCTCCGCCCGGAATACTTAGCACCGGCCTGGACGAGACACGTATTTCGGTTCAAAGTGGTTCGCATGGCCTGTACGAACTGATTCGAAGTGCATCTGCCATTGTCAGTAAGCCGGGAGCTGGAACGTTGATTGACTCTCTGGGTTCATGTACCCCGCTGGTGATGCTGGAGCCTTTTGGTGCGCACGAAGAAGCCAATGCAAACGTGTGGTCTGCACAGGGATTTGGTATTTCTTACCGCGATTGGGCTGCTGCCGGCTATGCGAACTCCATTCTGGAGACGATGCATTCCCGGTTGATGGAGCGTAAAGAGCGTATCGCGGAGTACGTATCAACATTGATCGAAGATATGCAGGAGGTCGCGCAATGA
- a CDS encoding glycosyl transferase family 90: protein MKADVSRILHTIPELAWVQVDAHGVEYIPPRYNLCKARSRFVLKFLTQQGALKRLQGEFFVCLYDGWREYSTPFANPTFVPWSDVDPARFTGLGSMGEPRFMHLDSNGIFPVLPLPVLAFCRHRGDTNTLLIPDPHFLNTRFQNYRQQIDLHDLPWEAKAEILFWRGRKHITNYPQQIDPHPREYITSGHWPFVDACYSKDIPISEQLGCKYILDADGFVNAWSGCFWKLYANSVPVKFRSHWEQWYYPSLRDRENVIFTDLDLETTYDWLRNNDAEASRIAMAGRQVAARLTYEYACEEYLVA, encoded by the coding sequence ATGAAGGCTGATGTCTCACGGATTCTACATACCATTCCAGAATTAGCCTGGGTCCAGGTAGACGCACACGGGGTTGAATACATCCCCCCTCGCTACAATTTGTGCAAGGCACGATCTCGCTTTGTTCTGAAATTCCTCACCCAGCAAGGGGCCCTGAAACGGCTTCAGGGAGAGTTCTTCGTGTGCCTGTACGATGGCTGGCGAGAATACTCCACGCCCTTCGCGAATCCCACCTTTGTTCCATGGAGCGACGTGGATCCTGCCCGGTTTACAGGCCTTGGATCCATGGGGGAGCCCCGCTTCATGCATCTGGATTCAAACGGGATTTTCCCAGTGCTTCCTCTGCCCGTGCTGGCATTCTGCAGGCACAGGGGTGATACGAATACACTCCTGATTCCTGATCCGCATTTCTTGAATACCAGGTTCCAGAACTACCGGCAGCAGATTGACCTGCATGACCTGCCCTGGGAGGCCAAAGCCGAGATACTTTTCTGGCGGGGTCGCAAACATATCACCAACTACCCGCAACAGATTGATCCACACCCCAGGGAATACATCACATCGGGCCATTGGCCGTTCGTGGACGCCTGCTACTCGAAGGACATACCGATCTCCGAGCAGCTCGGCTGTAAATACATTCTGGACGCCGATGGTTTTGTGAATGCCTGGAGCGGATGCTTCTGGAAGCTCTATGCGAACTCGGTCCCTGTGAAATTCAGATCCCATTGGGAGCAGTGGTACTACCCTTCTCTTCGTGATCGTGAGAACGTCATCTTCACCGATCTCGATCTCGAGACCACCTATGACTGGCTCAGAAACAACGATGCAGAAGCAAGCAGAATCGCGATGGCCGGCAGGCAGGTAGCGGCACGGCTTACCTACGAATATGCATGCGAAGAGTACCTTGTCGCCTAG
- a CDS encoding class I SAM-dependent methyltransferase: MSHVSNQSEQSLEILSTARMPDVTPNRFSVFLLYASFAVLFGLLSPIYYLNRWDFKRKTRKNPFYTSVIVRLLERYPILYEVAMFAQNFPIPHHVYKALPNFSGDVLQVGCGTGLLNKQLRSRTDIRFTNFDPNGHSLKTGMRLKRFSTCVQGYIDKGTPFPDESFDVVLFARSFHHVRQHRKAFQECSRVLRPGGVILVVDPVILESRAEEFSNGYMANSSIDGVIWRFTQRSFEKHVSQVLPDSLKLVSVNCVRQLHVTNYNLFVPQTDVIAVIEKQRVP, from the coding sequence ATGTCTCATGTCAGTAACCAGAGTGAACAGTCTCTTGAGATTCTCTCCACGGCCAGGATGCCTGATGTGACGCCAAATCGTTTCAGTGTTTTCCTGCTTTACGCATCCTTTGCTGTTCTATTCGGCTTGCTAAGCCCCATTTATTACCTGAACCGGTGGGACTTCAAGCGTAAAACCAGGAAGAATCCTTTCTACACAAGTGTGATCGTCAGGCTGCTCGAGCGGTATCCCATCCTGTATGAAGTGGCGATGTTTGCGCAGAATTTCCCCATTCCACATCACGTATATAAGGCATTGCCGAATTTTTCCGGCGATGTGCTGCAGGTGGGTTGCGGAACAGGTTTGTTGAACAAGCAATTGCGTAGCCGCACCGATATCAGGTTCACGAACTTCGATCCAAATGGTCATTCTTTGAAAACCGGCATGAGGTTGAAGAGGTTTTCGACATGCGTGCAAGGCTATATCGACAAAGGAACCCCGTTTCCGGACGAGTCATTTGACGTGGTTCTTTTTGCGAGGAGCTTTCATCACGTACGCCAGCATCGCAAGGCATTTCAGGAATGCTCCCGGGTCTTGAGACCCGGAGGGGTGATTCTTGTTGTAGACCCGGTGATCCTGGAGAGTCGAGCCGAGGAGTTCTCAAACGGATACATGGCGAATTCCTCGATTGATGGAGTGATCTGGCGATTTACGCAGAGATCGTTTGAGAAGCATGTATCCCAGGTTCTTCCGGATTCGCTGAAACTGGTATCTGTGAATTGTGTCCGGCAGTTGCACGTGACGAACTACAATCTCTTCGTGCCGCAGACCGATGTCATCGCGGTTATAGAGAAACAAAGGGTTCCATGA
- a CDS encoding radical SAM protein, producing MQPESKLELNAQRLEIMRRTLRMNVEAQRLRKRYQDELPQVLGIKLTNRCNLRCKHCYQWNEDGYHQDMEKAEQMLDLDLAVFEKLLTETRKMKSRLYLWGGEPLFHRNIGQILEMLAEDNRETIICTNAHYLDQYIDAICRISAQLELLIAVEGFEAQHDALRGKGSFSKVMAQIDQLVRLRKEGRYQGKISIHCVINDSMINRLYELMEFFEHKGVDLVLLCFPWFISEETSQDMDGFMQENFPSIMDAGTGTKRHTWDAFKYRVSPINVPALMEDLKRINARTWKMRLRYQPELDFDEVEDFVRGRTMTARCATECTVLSTRVDVMPSGKISACKFFSEFVVGDLNEDSLQDIWMSDAYANIRQVFANGLSPACSKCNVLYLQKHSVPLHL from the coding sequence ATGCAGCCGGAAAGCAAACTCGAACTCAACGCTCAACGCCTCGAAATTATGCGACGCACTTTGCGTATGAATGTGGAAGCGCAACGGCTGCGAAAGCGCTACCAGGATGAACTGCCGCAGGTGCTCGGAATCAAGCTGACGAACCGGTGCAATCTTCGCTGCAAGCATTGCTACCAGTGGAACGAAGACGGATATCACCAGGATATGGAGAAGGCTGAACAGATGCTGGACCTTGATCTGGCGGTGTTCGAAAAGCTGCTAACAGAGACTCGGAAGATGAAGTCCCGTCTTTATCTCTGGGGTGGCGAGCCGCTTTTCCATCGGAACATCGGTCAGATTCTTGAGATGCTGGCAGAAGACAACCGGGAAACCATCATCTGCACCAACGCGCACTATCTCGATCAATATATCGACGCAATCTGCCGGATATCCGCGCAGCTCGAGCTGTTGATTGCCGTGGAAGGTTTTGAGGCCCAGCATGATGCGCTTCGTGGCAAAGGTTCCTTCTCCAAAGTGATGGCGCAGATCGATCAACTAGTCAGGCTGCGGAAGGAAGGGAGGTATCAAGGAAAGATTTCGATCCACTGTGTCATCAATGACAGTATGATCAACCGGCTTTACGAGTTGATGGAGTTTTTTGAACACAAAGGCGTTGATCTGGTTCTACTGTGCTTCCCCTGGTTTATCTCGGAAGAGACCTCCCAGGATATGGATGGGTTTATGCAGGAAAACTTCCCGTCGATCATGGATGCTGGAACCGGGACGAAAAGGCATACGTGGGATGCCTTCAAGTATCGGGTCAGTCCTATCAACGTCCCTGCATTGATGGAGGATTTGAAGCGAATCAACGCGCGGACGTGGAAGATGCGTCTGAGATATCAGCCGGAGTTGGACTTCGACGAAGTCGAGGATTTTGTACGTGGTCGCACCATGACCGCGCGATGCGCCACGGAGTGCACCGTGCTGAGCACTCGAGTCGATGTCATGCCATCCGGCAAAATCAGCGCCTGCAAATTCTTTTCAGAGTTTGTCGTTGGGGATTTAAACGAGGACTCCCTTCAGGACATCTGGATGTCAGATGCCTATGCCAACATCCGTCAGGTCTTCGCAAACGGGCTCTCGCCGGCGTGCTCCAAATGCAATGTGCTTTATCTGCAAAAACATTCGGTGCCGCTTCACCTCTAA
- a CDS encoding class I SAM-dependent methyltransferase, translated as MFTYKDIPNHFSFEDVYDLVLNEAPDGAVFVEIGTWLGASSAYMASKIRQGNRDVTMYAIDNFTAEGSNAPLPQQAMEFGGSFFHVFRENLAKCGVADMVKPIVGDSTDTAKQFEDGSLDFVYIDACHQYKKVKQDIEAWLPKVKPGGTIAGHDYDDHHPGVIKAVDEIFGKDGIRVMTHSWVRKMPVAAS; from the coding sequence ATGTTTACCTACAAAGACATCCCGAATCATTTTTCATTTGAAGACGTCTATGACCTGGTTCTTAACGAGGCGCCAGATGGTGCTGTGTTCGTGGAGATTGGAACATGGCTGGGGGCATCTTCTGCCTACATGGCGTCTAAGATTCGGCAAGGTAACAGGGATGTGACCATGTACGCGATTGACAACTTCACCGCGGAAGGGTCGAATGCTCCGCTGCCTCAACAGGCCATGGAATTCGGCGGAAGCTTCTTTCACGTATTCCGTGAAAACCTCGCGAAGTGCGGTGTTGCAGACATGGTGAAGCCGATCGTCGGAGATTCAACCGATACGGCAAAGCAGTTCGAGGATGGATCGCTCGATTTTGTGTACATCGATGCGTGCCACCAATACAAAAAGGTCAAACAGGATATTGAAGCATGGTTGCCGAAGGTGAAGCCCGGTGGAACCATTGCAGGCCATGACTATGACGATCATCACCCGGGCGTGATCAAGGCAGTCGACGAGATCTTCGGGAAAGATGGTATCCGTGTGATGACGCATTCCTGGGTTCGTAAGATGCCGGTTGCTGCATCGTAG
- a CDS encoding glycosyltransferase, producing MPNKGRIIYACPDNPNPSGGVRRLYRHVEILTRNGVEAYVMHQSRAFAITWFETDAKILYLDDRPEFLPTDTIVISEVMTRLMIDLRSSVAKRIVYALNWANIFKYMPIGINWPKLGITEAIAGSQYERHFILESMGIDAPVIASGTDSTLFSPAPEKHLQIAYMPRKEWLAPAILGTFRSMCPEHCMVPFVEIGSASHKEVAKYLTKAAIFLSATFPEGLARPPLEAMASGCIVVGFNGRGAAEYMKHGYNCYVAEDGDILGAVHGLKRAVEEIQTGAAQPMAAAARATALQYDLATEEKRVLSYWERRLSLVG from the coding sequence ATGCCGAACAAAGGACGCATCATCTATGCCTGCCCGGACAACCCCAATCCGTCAGGAGGTGTACGCAGACTCTACCGGCATGTGGAGATTCTGACGCGCAATGGGGTAGAAGCCTACGTGATGCATCAGTCGCGGGCATTCGCAATCACCTGGTTCGAGACGGACGCAAAGATCCTCTACCTCGACGACCGCCCTGAATTTCTACCAACAGACACGATCGTCATCTCCGAGGTGATGACACGCCTGATGATCGATTTGCGCTCCTCTGTTGCGAAAAGGATCGTGTATGCCCTGAACTGGGCCAACATCTTCAAATACATGCCCATCGGCATCAACTGGCCCAAGCTTGGCATCACAGAAGCCATCGCCGGCAGCCAGTACGAACGACATTTCATCCTGGAGTCGATGGGGATCGACGCCCCTGTTATCGCCTCCGGCACTGACTCAACGTTGTTCAGCCCCGCCCCGGAAAAGCACCTCCAGATCGCCTACATGCCGCGCAAGGAGTGGCTGGCGCCGGCGATTTTAGGCACCTTTCGCTCCATGTGTCCCGAGCATTGCATGGTCCCCTTTGTCGAGATCGGAAGCGCCTCCCATAAGGAAGTCGCAAAATACCTCACGAAGGCAGCCATCTTCCTGTCCGCTACCTTTCCCGAGGGTCTCGCCCGACCACCACTGGAAGCGATGGCAAGCGGCTGCATCGTCGTTGGCTTCAACGGACGCGGCGCGGCGGAGTACATGAAGCATGGCTATAACTGCTATGTTGCCGAAGATGGTGACATTCTTGGCGCGGTCCATGGATTGAAACGAGCTGTAGAAGAGATCCAAACGGGTGCCGCTCAACCCATGGCGGCGGCAGCCAGGGCAACCGCTCTGCAGTATGACCTTGCTACCGAAGAAAAACGTGTGCTGAGTTACTGGGAACGCCGGTTGTCGCTTGTGGGCTAA
- a CDS encoding radical SAM protein, whose translation MSDGVVSSSALNSPLPRWIFLQLLEHCNLRCHMCYEWGDSGAYREKTSLKKLDLDVIKAIIKECEPVRPYYELFGGEPLMYPHIEEVLFAIQRAGSRVHLPTNGTLLEQMAEMLVATEPDKLWVSLDGPPEINNRQRGEGVFEKAVKGMDKVHALRSKKGSPYPHIGVGLCVTPTNHLHIEDLFFEALDLGKLDCISLELQSYMTQDNHRSYEKVLQQEFGVLTAPLAKGFVANPEQFADMDFRRIAQQIAKLSEHCHRAGIYLNTYPKDPSEENIRKYFSADWFSMSRVKKRCSFPWVSTEINARGDVTSCHAFYDLTLGNVYQSSIGEIWRGEKYVKYRNHLRKKLFPICQACCLFYNEKPPEGAREAVQYVSIGEGQAGHNLVS comes from the coding sequence ATGAGCGATGGAGTCGTTTCGTCGAGTGCCCTGAACTCTCCACTTCCTCGCTGGATCTTTCTTCAGCTGCTGGAGCACTGCAACCTGCGGTGCCACATGTGCTACGAATGGGGCGATTCGGGAGCTTACAGGGAAAAGACGTCGCTGAAGAAACTTGACCTGGACGTTATCAAAGCCATCATCAAAGAGTGCGAACCTGTTCGTCCGTACTACGAACTGTTCGGCGGCGAACCTCTGATGTACCCCCATATCGAAGAAGTTCTCTTCGCGATTCAGCGTGCGGGAAGCCGTGTGCACCTGCCAACGAATGGAACTCTTCTGGAGCAGATGGCGGAGATGCTTGTTGCGACAGAACCGGACAAGCTATGGGTCTCTCTGGATGGCCCTCCGGAGATCAATAACAGGCAAAGAGGAGAAGGAGTTTTCGAGAAGGCCGTCAAAGGGATGGATAAGGTGCATGCCCTTCGAAGCAAGAAAGGGTCTCCTTATCCGCATATCGGCGTGGGCCTCTGCGTTACACCGACAAATCATCTCCATATCGAAGACCTTTTTTTCGAGGCACTCGATCTCGGCAAACTCGACTGCATCTCATTAGAGCTGCAAAGCTACATGACGCAGGACAATCACAGGAGTTACGAAAAAGTGTTGCAGCAGGAGTTTGGCGTGTTGACCGCGCCTCTTGCCAAAGGATTTGTCGCCAACCCGGAACAGTTTGCAGATATGGACTTCCGGCGGATTGCGCAGCAGATTGCCAAGCTTTCGGAGCACTGTCACCGCGCCGGAATTTATCTCAATACCTATCCTAAAGACCCAAGCGAAGAGAACATTCGGAAGTACTTCAGCGCCGACTGGTTTTCCATGTCGCGCGTCAAAAAGCGTTGTTCTTTCCCCTGGGTCAGCACGGAAATTAACGCTCGCGGCGATGTGACGTCCTGTCATGCTTTCTACGACCTTACGTTGGGGAACGTGTATCAATCTTCGATTGGGGAGATCTGGCGGGGCGAGAAATATGTCAAGTACCGCAACCACCTTCGCAAGAAGCTTTTTCCAATCTGCCAGGCGTGCTGCCTGTTTTACAACGAGAAACCTCCCGAAGGAGCACGCGAAGCGGTACAGTACGTCTCCATTGGAGAGGGACAGGCCGGGCACAACCTGGTTTCTTAG
- a CDS encoding class I SAM-dependent methyltransferase produces the protein MVADEMVPNEDRLQSVKEYYAGVADILLPILALPHGPEKSATCRANQIDPGIIRTMLDYSRYHEARYVEKALSSIDVSIQGLRMLDFGCLVSDYGLYFARRGASVAIYDNESAINFAEFRYTREGLQPLAYRMPTSYDELFRGRELVVFGEVLEHVNDPVDIAKACIDNGVQYIFTSCYPYGDDRYFALPGHSKKAQQQQGEFIELMETYYQPTITHDKARFWRRIR, from the coding sequence ATGGTTGCGGACGAAATGGTGCCGAATGAAGATCGTCTTCAGAGTGTGAAGGAATACTACGCAGGGGTGGCCGACATCCTGTTGCCCATTCTTGCGCTGCCGCACGGGCCTGAGAAGTCTGCGACCTGTCGTGCCAATCAGATCGACCCCGGCATTATCAGGACAATGCTCGACTACTCCCGCTACCATGAGGCCAGGTATGTTGAGAAGGCCTTGTCCTCTATCGATGTCTCCATCCAGGGATTGAGGATGCTCGACTTCGGGTGTCTTGTCTCGGACTATGGTCTTTACTTTGCAAGGCGGGGAGCCTCCGTTGCGATCTACGATAACGAGAGCGCAATCAACTTTGCGGAGTTCCGGTATACCCGTGAAGGTCTCCAGCCGCTAGCCTACCGCATGCCCACATCCTACGACGAGCTGTTTCGCGGCCGCGAGTTGGTGGTGTTCGGCGAAGTGCTGGAACACGTGAATGATCCAGTCGACATTGCGAAAGCCTGCATCGATAACGGGGTGCAATACATCTTCACCTCCTGTTATCCGTATGGAGATGATCGGTACTTTGCGCTCCCTGGCCACTCGAAGAAAGCGCAACAGCAGCAGGGAGAGTTCATTGAGTTGATGGAAACGTACTATCAGCCAACCATCACTCACGATAAAGCACGGTTCTGGCGCCGAATTCGTTAG
- a CDS encoding acyl carrier protein, translated as MEEKISALIAQVKGDSTLPTRLKSSSNLLEEVGLDSLQTINLILLVEGEFGVEVDFDTFDMDHLSTLGSFASYIKGLETV; from the coding sequence GTGGAAGAGAAAATCTCTGCGTTGATTGCACAAGTGAAGGGAGATAGCACACTCCCAACAAGACTGAAGAGCTCCAGCAATCTACTGGAGGAGGTCGGTCTGGATTCGCTGCAGACGATCAACCTGATCCTGCTGGTCGAAGGTGAGTTTGGAGTCGAAGTCGACTTTGACACATTCGATATGGATCACTTGAGCACACTGGGTAGCTTTGCAAGCTATATCAAGGGCCTGGAGACGGTGTGA